Proteins co-encoded in one Salvia splendens isolate huo1 chromosome 4, SspV2, whole genome shotgun sequence genomic window:
- the LOC121798931 gene encoding phospholipase D zeta 1-like produces MSRERLISSHDRSAFSSSRSLRFNGDAAASTRIFDELPKATIVSVSRPEASDITPLLLSYNIELQYKQFKWQLCKKASQVIYLHLSLKKRAIIEEFHEKQEQVKELLHIGVGDHATVLHDEDDPDNGALPIYHEESLRNRNVPSRAALSVIRPVIDKQQISDKGKVAMQDYLNHFLGNLDIVNSQEVCKFLEVSRLSFSEEYGQKLKEGYVLVNHLDRSSEKDACPGSWLCSCCCGRNWQKVWLVLKPGCLAFLGNHFDTKVLDIVVFDVLPTSNKKGDDEVHLAKLSKERNPLLHAFTVCRGNRSIKIRTTSNSKVLEWISAINEVESKHSESWCHPHRFNSFAPTRGLAEDGSLAQWFIDGKAAFESIASSIERARSEIYITGWWLCPELYLRRPYHNNSSSRLDILLEAKAKEGVQIHILLYKEVSLALKINSLFSKRRLLSIHENVKVLRYPDHLSTGVYLWSHHEKLVIVDNKICYIGGLDLCFGRFDTTEHKISDLPPFLWPGKDYYNPRESEPNSWEDTLKDELDREKYPRMPWHDVHCAVWGPPCRDIARHFVQRWNHAKRSKAPNEEKIPLLIPQNQMVLPHYMGYGSDTGINRKISEPEGLSRKNSFSSETPPDDIPLLLPHEANGPESSVMDFNSSKYTPNEKIGHSRSRSLSYQDMRFSFNDNYDTANMKNATSVETTSESDLLRSQVKSANDVTQVGPRSLCRCQVVRSVSQWSAGTNQTEDSIHRAYCSLIEEAEHFIYVENQFFISGLAEDEVIQNRVLDSLYKRIMRAHKEKKCFRVIVIIPLLPGFQGGVDDGGAATVRAIMHWQYRTICRTENSILQKLSSELGPMMHNFVSFFGLRNYGRLFNGGPLVTSQIYVHSKVMIVDDRRALIGSCNINDRSLLGSRDSEIAILLEDKEFVDSSMDGSPWKAGKFSFSLRLSLWTEHLGLNTEEVDKIKDPIADSTYKDFWLEIAESNTKIYHDVFSCIPNDTIHSRSALRQSMNHWKQKLRHTTIDLGVAPEKLEFHENGEVITVDPETKLKSVRGQLVSFPLGFMRQEDDLRPMFSEGEFYTSSQVFH; encoded by the exons ATGTCGAGGGAGAGGCTCATTTCCAGCCACGATCGGTCCGCGTTCTCGTCGTCTCGCTCGCTTCGATTCAACGGGGACGCGGCGGCATCCACCAGGATTTTCGATGAGTTGCCCAAGGCGACTATAGTATCGGTCTCGCGTCCGGAAGCCAGCGACATCACGCCATTGCTCTTGTCCTACAACATTGAGCTCCAGTACAAACAG TTCAAGTGGCAGCTGTGTAAAAAGGCTTCTCAAGTTATTTACTTACACCTTTCACTAAAGAAACGTGCAATAATTGAAGAGTTTCATGAGAAGCAGGAGCAG GTTAAGGAACTTCTACACATCGGAGTAGGAGATCATGCAACAGTTTTGCATGATGAGGATGACCCTGACAATGGAGCTTTGCCAATATATCACGAAGAAAGTCTTAGGAACAG AAATGTTCCATCGAGAGCCGCTTTGTCAGTCATTCGGCCGGTCATTGATAAGCAACAGATCTCAGACAAGGGAAAAGTTGCAATGCAAGATTACCTGAACCATTTTCTGGGAAACTTGGACATTGTTAATTCACAagag GTATGCAAGTTCCTGGAGGTGTCTAGGTTATCATTTTCAGAAGAGTATGGTCAAAAGCTAAAGGAAGGTTATGTGCTGGTTAATCATTTAGACAGATCTTCAGAGAAAGATGCATGCCCAGGATCTTGGCTATGCTCTTGTTGTTGTGGCAGAAATTGGCAAAAA GTTTGGCTTGTTCTCAAACCGGGATGCCTGGCTTTCCTTGGAAATCATTTTGATACCAAAGTCTTAGACATAGTTGTCTTTGATGTCCTACCAACTTCAAATAAGAAAGGAGATGATGAAGTTCATTTGGCGAAACTGTCGAAGGAACGAAATCCTTTGCTTCATGCATTTACG GTTTGTAGGGGGAATAGAAGCATAAAGATAAGGACTACAAGCAACTCTAAAGTTCTAGAGTGGATATCTGCAATTAATGAGGTCGAGTCAAAGCATTCTGAAAGTTGGTGTCATCCTCACCGTTTTAATTCATTTGCTCCTACTAGAGGACTGGCAGAAGATGGAAGCCTAGCCCAATGGTTCATAGATGGAAAAGCAGCATTTGAATCAATTGCTTCATCCATAGAGCGAGCTAGATCCGAG ATATACATAACCGGATGGTGGCTTTGCCCAGAATTGTACTTAAGACGGCCATATCACAATAACAGCTCCTCCAGGCTTGATATTTTACTTGAGGCTAAAGCTAAGGAAGGGGTTCAG ATACACATTCTTCTCTACAAGGAAGTTTCTCTTGCTTTAAAAATTAATAGCTTATTTAGTAAGAGAAGGCTTCTTAGCATTCATGAAAATGTCAAAGTTCTACGGTATCCTGATCATTTGTCAACTGGCGTCTACTTATG GTCTCACCATGAAAAGCTTGTTATTGTGGATAACAAGATATGTTATATTGGAGGGCTAGATTTATGCTTCGGCCGATTTGACACAACCGAACACAAAATAAGTGATTTGCCTCCTTTCTTATGGCCTGGAAAAGACTACTATAATCCAAG AGAATCAGAACCAAATTCATGGGAGGATACCCTAAAAGATGAACTGGATAGAGAAAAATACCCTCGGATGCCATGGCATGATGTTCATTGTGCTGTATGGGGCCCCCCTTGCAGGGATATTGCTAGACATTTTGTTCAGCGCTGGAACCATGCAAAG AGGAGTAAAGCACCAAACGAAGAGAAAATACCGTTACTTATACCGCAAAATCAGATGGTTTTACCGCACTACATGGGATATGGCAGTGATACAGGCATAAACAGGAAAATCTCTGAACCAGAGGGATTAAGTAGGAAAAATTCTTTTTCCTCAGAAACACCACCGGACGACATCCCACTACTTTTGCCGCATGAAGCGAATGGTCCAGAGTCCTCTGTCATGGACTTCAACTCAAGTAAATACACTCCAAATGAGAAGATTGGTCATAGTAGAAGCAGGTCACTTTCTTACCAAGACATGAGATTTAGTTTCAATGATAACTATGATACTGCAAATATGAAAAATGCAACATCAGTGGAGACAACTTCAGAATCTGATCTGCTACGAAGCCAGGTCAAATCAGCTAATGACGTAACACAAGTTGGTCCACGTAGTTTATGCCGCTGCCAG GTTGTCAGAAGTGTGAGTCAGTGGTCTGCTGGGACAAATCAAACTGAAGACAGCATTCATAGAGCTTACTGTTCACTCATTGAGGAGGCAGAGCACTTCATATATGTTGAG AATCAGTTTTTTATATCAGGCCTTGCAGAAGATGAAGTTATACAAAACCGTGTGCTTGACTCTCTGTATAAGCGCATAATGCGGGCTCACAAAGAAAAAAAGTGCTTCAGAGTTATAGTCATCATCCCTCTCTTGCCTGGGTTTCAG GGTGGTGTAGATGATGGAGGAGCAGCTACTGTTAGAGCAATAATGCATTGGCAGTATCGCACTATTTGCAGAACAGAAAATTCAATATTGCAAAAACTCAGTTCAGAACTTGGTCCCATGATGCATAATTTCGTATCTTTCTTTGGTTTAAGAAATTATGGCAGACTTTTCAATGGTGGTCCTCTGGTTACGAGTCAG ATTTACGTCCACAGCAAAGTTATGATAGTAGATGACCGCCGTGCTTTGATTGGGTCATGCAATATAAATGATCGAAGTTTGCTGGGTTCAAGGGACTCAGAG ATAGCTATCCTGTTAGAAGATAAAGAATTTGTTGATTCATCCATGGATGGGAGCCCATGGAAGGCTGGAAAGTTTTCTTTCAGCCTTAGACTTTCGTTGTGGACTGAGCATCTTGGTCTAAACACTGAAGAG gttgataaaataaaagaccCAATAGCTGACTCAACATACAAAGATTTCTGGCTAGAAATTGCGGAG TCGAATACAAAGATCTATCATGATGTATTCTCCTGCATCCCCAATGACACCATCCACTCCAG atCCGCTCTTAGACAAAGTATGAACCATTGGAAACAGAAGCTTAGGCACACAACAATCGACTTGGGAGTGGCACCTGAGAAACTTGAATTTCATGAGAATGGGGAAGTCATCACGGTTGATCCAGAGACGAAGCTAAAATCGGTGAGAGGGCAACTTGTTTCCTTCCCATTGGGGTTCATGAGGCAAGAAGATGATCTGAGACCAATGTTTAGCGAGGGTGAGTTCTACACATCATCACAGGTATTCCACTGA
- the LOC121798932 gene encoding probable protein phosphatase 2C 34 isoform X2, whose protein sequence is MGHFSSMFNGLARSISSMKKMKKLKKNGDGKEGVKAMAKEAKKNELILRSSGTVNVDGSNNLASVYSKRGEKGVNQDCCIVWEEFGCQEDMIFCGIFDGHGQWGHFVAKNVRDLMPSFLLCNWKETLVEAAVDPDFDLGSQNKLQSFNIWKHSYLKTCEAVDQALEHHRKIDAFNSGTTALTIVRQGENIFLANVGDSRAVLGTPSDNGDMVAVQLTMDFKPNLPQEAERITQCNGRVYSLDDEPGVHRVWLPQEDSPGLAMSRAFGDYCVKDFGLISVPQVIHRHITSKDQFVVLATDGVWDVVSNEEAVQIVWECPERGKAAKRLVERAADGWRKKRRGIAMDDISAIVLFFHSSSSSSSHQFELVPTLK, encoded by the exons ATGGGGCATTTTTCTTCGATGTTCAATGGGCTTGCAAGGTCGATTTCTTcaatgaagaaaatgaaaaaattgaagaagaatgGTGATGGGAAAGAGGGTGTTAAAGCTATGGCCAAGGAGGccaagaaaaatgagttgataTTGAGGTCATCAGGAACTGTTAATGTTGATGGCTCCAACAACTTGGCCTCAGTTTATTCTAAGAGGGGAGAGAAAGGTGTGAATCAAGATTGCTGCATTGTTTGGGAG GAATTTGGGTGTCAAGAAGATATGATCTTCTGTGGGATATTTGATGGGCATGGTCAGTGGGGGCATTTTGTGGCGAAGAATGTTAGAGACTTGATGCCTTCGTTTCTTCTCTGCAACTGGAAAGAAACACTTGTTGAGGCTGCAGTTGATCCTGATTTTGATTTGGGTTCCCAGAACAAGCTCCAGAGCTTCAACATATGGAAGCATTCCTATTTGAAGACGTGTGAGGCCGTTGATCAGGCGCTGGAGCACCACCGCAAGATTGATGCATTCAACAGCGGCACCACAGCCTTGACCATTGTTAGGCAG GGAGAAAATATATTCTTAGCAAATGTAGGAGATTCGCGTGCTGTACTGGGTACGCCTTCTGATAACGGGGATATGGTGGCAGTGCAACTCACCATGGATTTCAAGCCTAATCTACCTC AGGAGGCGGAGCGGATAACACAGTGCAATGGGAGAGTATACAGCCTGGACGATGAACCAGGGGTTCACAGAGTGTGGCTGCCACAAGAAGACTCCCCGGGGCTAGCAATGTCACGAGCTTTCGGGGACTACTGTGTGAAGGACTTCGGCCTCATTTCTGTGCCTCAAGTCATCCACAGACATATAACAAGTAAAGATCAGTTCGTGGTGCTGGCCACCGATGGG GTTTGGGATGTTGTGTCGAATGAAGAAGCAGTGCAGATTGTGTGGGAGTGTCCGGAGCGGGGTAAAGCTGCAAAGCGGCTGGTGGAGCGGGCGGCTGATGGgtggaggaagaagagaaggggAATAGCTATGGATGATATATCAGCAATTGTACTCTTTTTtcattcatcttcttcttcttcttctcaccaATTTGAACTTGTACCTACGCTCAAGTGA
- the LOC121798932 gene encoding probable protein phosphatase 2C 34 isoform X1, which translates to MGHFSSMFNGLARSISSMKKMKKLKKNGDGKEGVKAMAKEAKKNELILRSSGTVNVDGSNNLASVYSKRGEKGVNQDCCIVWEEFGCQEDMIFCGIFDGHGQWGHFVAKNVRDLMPSFLLCNWKETLVEAAVDPDFDLGSQNKLQSFNIWKHSYLKTCEAVDQALEHHRKIDAFNSGTTALTIVRQQGENIFLANVGDSRAVLGTPSDNGDMVAVQLTMDFKPNLPQEAERITQCNGRVYSLDDEPGVHRVWLPQEDSPGLAMSRAFGDYCVKDFGLISVPQVIHRHITSKDQFVVLATDGVWDVVSNEEAVQIVWECPERGKAAKRLVERAADGWRKKRRGIAMDDISAIVLFFHSSSSSSSHQFELVPTLK; encoded by the exons ATGGGGCATTTTTCTTCGATGTTCAATGGGCTTGCAAGGTCGATTTCTTcaatgaagaaaatgaaaaaattgaagaagaatgGTGATGGGAAAGAGGGTGTTAAAGCTATGGCCAAGGAGGccaagaaaaatgagttgataTTGAGGTCATCAGGAACTGTTAATGTTGATGGCTCCAACAACTTGGCCTCAGTTTATTCTAAGAGGGGAGAGAAAGGTGTGAATCAAGATTGCTGCATTGTTTGGGAG GAATTTGGGTGTCAAGAAGATATGATCTTCTGTGGGATATTTGATGGGCATGGTCAGTGGGGGCATTTTGTGGCGAAGAATGTTAGAGACTTGATGCCTTCGTTTCTTCTCTGCAACTGGAAAGAAACACTTGTTGAGGCTGCAGTTGATCCTGATTTTGATTTGGGTTCCCAGAACAAGCTCCAGAGCTTCAACATATGGAAGCATTCCTATTTGAAGACGTGTGAGGCCGTTGATCAGGCGCTGGAGCACCACCGCAAGATTGATGCATTCAACAGCGGCACCACAGCCTTGACCATTGTTAGGCAG CAGGGAGAAAATATATTCTTAGCAAATGTAGGAGATTCGCGTGCTGTACTGGGTACGCCTTCTGATAACGGGGATATGGTGGCAGTGCAACTCACCATGGATTTCAAGCCTAATCTACCTC AGGAGGCGGAGCGGATAACACAGTGCAATGGGAGAGTATACAGCCTGGACGATGAACCAGGGGTTCACAGAGTGTGGCTGCCACAAGAAGACTCCCCGGGGCTAGCAATGTCACGAGCTTTCGGGGACTACTGTGTGAAGGACTTCGGCCTCATTTCTGTGCCTCAAGTCATCCACAGACATATAACAAGTAAAGATCAGTTCGTGGTGCTGGCCACCGATGGG GTTTGGGATGTTGTGTCGAATGAAGAAGCAGTGCAGATTGTGTGGGAGTGTCCGGAGCGGGGTAAAGCTGCAAAGCGGCTGGTGGAGCGGGCGGCTGATGGgtggaggaagaagagaaggggAATAGCTATGGATGATATATCAGCAATTGTACTCTTTTTtcattcatcttcttcttcttcttctcaccaATTTGAACTTGTACCTACGCTCAAGTGA